A single genomic interval of Streptomyces sp. NBC_00663 harbors:
- a CDS encoding acyl-CoA mutase large subunit family protein: MDADAIEEGRRRWQARYDSSRTREADFTTLSGDAVEPVYGPRAGDRYEGFERIGWPGEYPYTRGLYATGYRGRTWTIRQFAGFGNAEQTNERYKMILANGGGGLSVAFDMPTLMGRDSDDPRSLGEVGHCGVAIDSAADMEVLFKDIPLGDVTTSMTISGPAVPVFCMYLVAAERQGVDPGVLNGTLQTDIFKEYIAQKEWLFQPEPHLRLIGDLMEYCAAGIPAYKPLSVSGYHIREAGSTAAQELAYTLADGFGYVELGLSRGLDVDVFAPGLSFFFDAHVDFFEEIAKFRAARRIWARWMRDVYGAQSEKAQWLRFHTQTAGVSLTAQQPYNNVVRTAVEALAAVLGGTNSLHTNALDETLALPSEQAAEIALRTQQVLMEETGVANVADPLGGSWYVEQLTDRIEADAEKIFEQIKERGLRAHPDGQHPIGPITSGILRGIEDGWFTGEIAESAFQYQRALEKGDKRVVGVNVHHGSVTGDLEILRVSHEVERDQVRELGARKAGRDDAAVRGALDAMLAAARDGSNMIGPMLDAVRAEATLGEICGVLRDEWGVYTEPAGF; this comes from the coding sequence ATGGACGCTGACGCCATCGAAGAGGGCCGCCGACGGTGGCAGGCCCGGTATGACTCCTCCCGTACGCGGGAGGCTGACTTCACCACGCTCTCCGGGGATGCCGTGGAGCCGGTGTACGGGCCTCGGGCGGGGGATCGGTACGAGGGGTTCGAGCGGATCGGGTGGCCCGGGGAGTACCCGTACACCCGAGGGCTGTATGCCACGGGGTACCGGGGGCGGACGTGGACCATCCGGCAGTTCGCCGGGTTCGGGAACGCCGAGCAGACCAACGAGCGGTACAAGATGATCCTCGCCAATGGTGGGGGCGGGCTGTCCGTTGCTTTTGACATGCCTACCCTCATGGGGCGGGACTCCGATGATCCGCGGTCGCTCGGGGAGGTCGGGCACTGCGGGGTCGCCATTGACTCCGCCGCCGACATGGAGGTGCTGTTCAAGGACATCCCGCTCGGGGACGTCACCACCTCCATGACCATCAGTGGGCCCGCTGTTCCGGTCTTCTGTATGTACCTCGTTGCCGCTGAGCGGCAGGGGGTTGATCCCGGTGTGCTCAACGGGACGCTTCAGACCGACATCTTCAAGGAGTACATCGCCCAGAAGGAGTGGCTCTTCCAGCCCGAGCCCCATCTGCGGCTCATCGGGGATCTGATGGAGTACTGCGCGGCGGGCATTCCTGCCTACAAGCCGCTCTCCGTCTCCGGGTATCACATCCGGGAGGCCGGCTCCACCGCCGCGCAGGAGCTTGCCTACACCCTCGCCGACGGGTTCGGGTACGTGGAGTTGGGGCTCTCGCGCGGGCTCGACGTGGATGTGTTCGCTCCGGGCCTCTCGTTCTTCTTCGACGCGCACGTCGATTTCTTCGAGGAGATCGCCAAGTTCCGTGCGGCCAGGAGGATCTGGGCGCGGTGGATGCGGGATGTGTACGGGGCCCAGTCGGAAAAGGCTCAGTGGTTGCGGTTCCACACGCAGACCGCGGGTGTTTCGCTGACTGCTCAGCAGCCTTACAACAACGTCGTACGGACCGCCGTCGAGGCGCTCGCCGCCGTGCTCGGCGGTACCAACTCCCTGCACACCAACGCCCTCGACGAGACCCTCGCGCTGCCCAGCGAGCAGGCCGCCGAGATCGCGCTGCGCACCCAGCAGGTCCTCATGGAGGAGACCGGGGTCGCCAACGTCGCGGATCCGCTGGGCGGTTCCTGGTACGTCGAGCAGCTGACCGACCGCATCGAGGCCGACGCCGAGAAGATCTTCGAGCAGATCAAGGAGCGCGGGCTGCGGGCGCACCCCGACGGGCAGCACCCCATCGGGCCGATCACCTCCGGGATCCTGCGCGGCATCGAGGACGGATGGTTCACCGGGGAGATCGCCGAGTCCGCGTTCCAGTACCAACGGGCCCTGGAGAAGGGCGACAAGAGGGTGGTGGGCGTCAACGTCCACCACGGCTCCGTCACCGGGGACCTGGAGATCCTGCGGGTCTCCCACGAGGTCGAGCGGGATCAGGTGCGGGAGCTGGGCGCCCGTAAGGCGGGAAGGGACGACGCCGCTGTGCGGGGGGCGCTGGACGCCATGCTCGCCGCCGCGCGGGACGGGTCCAACATGATCGGGCCGATGCTCGACGCCGTACGGGCCGAGGCGACGCTGGGCGAGATCTGCGGGGTGCTGCGGGACGAGTGGGGGGTGTACACGGAGCCCGCCGGGTTCTGA
- a CDS encoding DUF3817 domain-containing protein, which produces MKKSVLTRYRVMAYVTGVLLVLLTLGVIAKYLFKMDGADSFTSVVGIAHGWLYVIYLVFAFDLGSKAKWPVKKQLWVLLAGTIPTAAFFVERKVTRELEARVSEDSAVVAKA; this is translated from the coding sequence ATGAAAAAGAGCGTGCTGACCCGCTACCGCGTCATGGCCTACGTCACCGGCGTGCTGCTCGTCCTGCTGACCCTGGGCGTCATCGCCAAGTACCTGTTCAAGATGGACGGCGCGGACAGCTTCACCAGCGTGGTCGGCATCGCCCACGGCTGGCTGTACGTCATCTACCTGGTCTTCGCCTTCGACCTGGGGTCCAAGGCGAAGTGGCCGGTCAAGAAGCAGCTCTGGGTGCTTCTTGCAGGAACGATTCCCACGGCCGCGTTCTTCGTGGAGCGCAAGGTCACGCGCGAGCTGGAGGCCCGGGTCTCCGAGGACAGCGCGGTCGTCGCCAAGGCGTGA
- a CDS encoding MarR family winged helix-turn-helix transcriptional regulator, whose translation MPKPLSLPFDPIARADELWKQRWGNVPSMAAITSIMRAHQILLAEVDAVVKPYGLTFARYEALVLLTFSKAGELTMSKIGERLMVHPTSVTNTVDRLVKSGLVDKKPNPNDGRGTLAVITDKGREVVEAATRDLMAMDFGLGVYDAEECGEIFAMLRPLRVAANDFDED comes from the coding sequence GTGCCGAAGCCCCTCAGTCTTCCCTTCGATCCCATCGCCCGCGCCGACGAACTCTGGAAGCAGCGCTGGGGAAACGTGCCGTCGATGGCCGCGATCACGTCGATCATGCGCGCCCACCAGATCCTCCTCGCCGAGGTCGACGCGGTGGTCAAGCCCTACGGACTGACCTTCGCGCGGTACGAGGCCCTGGTCCTGCTCACCTTCTCCAAGGCCGGCGAGCTGACCATGTCCAAGATCGGCGAACGCCTGATGGTGCACCCCACGTCGGTGACGAACACGGTGGACCGCCTGGTCAAGTCGGGCCTGGTCGACAAGAAGCCCAACCCCAACGACGGGCGCGGCACGCTCGCCGTCATCACCGACAAGGGCCGCGAGGTCGTCGAGGCCGCGACCCGCGACCTCATGGCCATGGACTTCGGCCTCGGGGTGTACGACGCGGAGGAGTGCGGCGAGATCTTCGCGATGCTGAGACCCCTGCGAGTAGCAGCGAACGACTTCGACGAGGACTGA
- a CDS encoding TetR/AcrR family transcriptional regulator — translation MQSRTPVPRATGRPRSAAADAAILAATREALVELGWSKLTLGDVATRAAVAKTTLYRRWPGKNELVVDAVAELFDELRLPDRGTLAADIEGVVLQFAAILARPEAKSGLMAVVAESTRDDALRERIRASIVDRQKRLVLEGRARAQTRGELPPETDPGEASRTVDLIFDVVAGAVVHRTLVSAEPADEEWVRGFTRVLLLGLAGASQTA, via the coding sequence ATGCAGAGCCGCACTCCCGTCCCGCGCGCCACCGGACGCCCCCGCTCCGCCGCCGCGGACGCCGCGATCCTCGCGGCCACCCGGGAGGCGCTGGTGGAGCTGGGCTGGTCCAAGCTCACGCTGGGAGACGTGGCGACGAGGGCGGCGGTTGCGAAAACGACTCTGTACCGCCGCTGGCCGGGCAAGAACGAACTCGTCGTCGACGCGGTGGCGGAACTCTTCGACGAACTGCGCCTCCCCGACCGCGGCACCCTGGCCGCCGACATCGAGGGCGTGGTCCTCCAGTTCGCGGCGATCCTGGCCCGCCCGGAGGCGAAGAGCGGCCTGATGGCGGTCGTGGCGGAATCGACCCGCGACGACGCCCTGCGCGAACGTATCCGCGCCTCGATCGTCGACCGCCAGAAGCGCCTGGTCCTGGAGGGCCGGGCGCGAGCACAGACGCGCGGCGAGCTGCCCCCCGAGACCGACCCCGGGGAGGCGTCCCGCACGGTCGACCTGATCTTCGACGTGGTGGCGGGCGCGGTGGTCCACCGGACCCTGGTGAGCGCGGAACCGGCGGACGAGGAGTGGGTCCGGGGGTTCACACGGGTGCTGTTGCTGGGTCTGGCCGGGGCGTCACAGACGGCGTGA